The following DNA comes from Marinilactibacillus sp. Marseille-P9653.
TCTTGAGTCAGTACAATTCTTCCTTCACGTTCTAGTTCAGCAATCGCGTTGATCATTTTCTTGAAGGCTTTTGACCCTGTACTATTCACACCTTCGCTAATGGCCTTAACTTCTACGCTATTTTCTTTATGAGTCTCGATAAAATTCAAAATCGTTTCTTTTAATTGTTCCATATCTTCGTATATTTCTTTACTCATGTATTCCCTCCATCCCATTCTAATGTGGATAAGAATGTTAATAAATCAATTTGTAGCTGTTTCCCGAACTGTCCAGTCGTAATCACATGCGGTGCATCTTCGTACCAGTGGAAATCAACTGTAGCGTTCGTTAGCGCATCTCTATATTCTCCAGATTGATGTGGATTAATCATTTCATCATTGCCACCTTGCGCAATAAAAACCATTCCTGTTTCATTAAGGTACTGAGGCACCATTGATTTAACAAAAGTGTTCAACCCATTTAAAATCATTTCCAGTTTTGGTTCTGCCGCTGTTTTCAATCCAGCAACTTGCTCTCTAGAAAATCCGGCATTCATTTTTACTTGTTCATACCAGTTCATAAAGTTCTCCGGCACTCTATTTTTACCGTTATCCATTACTGGTGAAGAAAAGGTTCCAGCGGCTTTAACATCTTGTGTCAACATTAAATGCGTTGCAACGATACCGCCAAGAGACAAGCCAAAGGTCGCAATTTCATTGTAGCCTTTTTTCTTTAAAAAAGTGTAGGCTTTTTCACCGTCTCGCTTCCAGTCTTCAATGCCATAATTAAAGATATCGTCTGGATCTTCCGTACCATGTCCAGACAGTGTCGGTGCATAGACTGTATAATCCGCACGTTCTAATGCTCGCGCTAAACTTCTCACGTCATTTGGGGTACTCGTAAAAGCGTGAAATAAAATCACTGCTCTCGGTCCCTTTTCAAAAAATATTGTTCGATCTCTCACTTCGTTCACTCCTTAGCTCTATACCTATATTTTACCTTACTTTGTGAAATATTAATACTGAAATACGCCTACCCTATCCAAGTGGCTTAATACATTGAAAGACAATAAAAAGGAGCGGCCCATTTGTACACTCTGCAAGCTGAGATATTCAGCTCACGTACTTTTGGATCTGCTCCTTAATCAGTATCATATTATATTAATTAGAAAAATCGAGTCAATGCTAATGCAAGAATGAAGAAAAGTACGATACAAACGATTGTGGTCTTAATCAGAACCGCTTCGAATCC
Coding sequences within:
- a CDS encoding carboxylesterase; its protein translation is MRDRTIFFEKGPRAVILFHAFTSTPNDVRSLARALERADYTVYAPTLSGHGTEDPDDIFNYGIEDWKRDGEKAYTFLKKKGYNEIATFGLSLGGIVATHLMLTQDVKAAGTFSSPVMDNGKNRVPENFMNWYEQVKMNAGFSREQVAGLKTAAEPKLEMILNGLNTFVKSMVPQYLNETGMVFIAQGGNDEMINPHQSGEYRDALTNATVDFHWYEDAPHVITTGQFGKQLQIDLLTFLSTLEWDGGNT